One part of the Pseudomonas sp. MYb118 genome encodes these proteins:
- a CDS encoding DUF2846 domain-containing protein, producing the protein MKYGSALLLLLLLTGCGHTRSSQPFFEPPAPPEGKGRIYMMRTQVIQGSFYDSVFSINDSAVVGLNEQTYSWVLASPGIHKVSAGQSANSRNVYLNLLVEPGKEYFVEYTQENMVEMVRVRDKDGKSMVKRYGYIPVK; encoded by the coding sequence ATCAAATATGGCTCGGCCCTGTTGCTCCTGCTGTTGTTGACCGGTTGCGGCCACACCCGCTCCAGCCAGCCGTTCTTCGAACCGCCGGCGCCGCCCGAGGGCAAGGGGCGTATCTACATGATGCGCACCCAGGTGATCCAGGGCAGCTTCTACGACAGCGTGTTCAGCATCAATGACAGCGCGGTGGTCGGGCTCAACGAGCAGACCTATTCCTGGGTGCTGGCCAGCCCCGGTATCCACAAGGTTTCCGCCGGGCAAAGCGCGAATTCACGCAATGTCTACCTCAACCTGCTGGTCGAGCCAGGCAAGGAGTACTTCGTCGAGTACACCCAGGAGAACATGGTGGAAATGGTCCGGGTGCGCGACAAGGACGGCAAGTCCATGGTCAAGCGCTATGGGTACATACCGGTGAAGTAA
- a CDS encoding Sbal_3080 family lipoprotein — MLRRVITTSLLLALAGCTNVQVEPIAPSYKISQLCIEENPKVVVGDFVDGVQTLLRQHHIDSRLYAAPVPASCEYRLTYTAIRSWDFTAYLSDASLRLYKGDQQIGYTKYNLTNNGGLSLSKFGTVEEKMAPLINQLLGQAK; from the coding sequence ATGCTTCGCCGAGTTATCACGACAAGTCTTCTGCTGGCCTTGGCCGGTTGCACCAACGTCCAGGTCGAGCCCATCGCACCTTCGTACAAGATCTCCCAGCTGTGCATCGAGGAAAACCCGAAAGTGGTAGTGGGTGATTTCGTCGACGGCGTGCAAACGCTGTTGCGCCAACACCACATCGACAGCCGCCTGTATGCCGCGCCGGTGCCTGCGAGCTGCGAATATCGCCTGACATACACCGCCATTCGTTCGTGGGATTTCACCGCGTACCTGTCCGATGCCAGCCTGCGCCTGTACAAGGGTGACCAGCAGATCGGTTACACCAAATACAACCTGACCAACAATGGTGGTCTCTCCCTGTCGAAATTCGGCACGGTCGAGGAGAAGATGGCACCGCTGATCAACCAACTGCTGGGGCAAGCCAAATGA
- a CDS encoding mechanosensitive ion channel family protein: MDIQQLWINIQDLWGALDQHPLLRSGLGLLTLLVVALVLGRVARYLILHATKMLARQPALHWINDFLHNKVFHRLAQMTPPLVIQSGLHLVPELGKTSLTFLGNVALAFTLLFMMLAVSALLNALLDIYARTEHARTRSIKGYVQLAKMVLYVFGAIIIVATLIDRSPLLLLSGLGAMSAVILLVYKDTLLSFVASVQLTSNDMLRVGDWIEMPQVGADGDVVDITLHTVKVQNFDKTIVSIPTWRLMSESFRNWRGMQQSGGRRIKRSLFIDASGVRFIRDDEEQKLSQVHLLTDYINRKQAELKAWNEAQGNVAAMSANRRRMTNIGTFRAYALAYLKSHPEVQPNMTCMVRQMQTTAQGIPLEIYCFTRTTVWADYERIQGDIFDYLLAVLPEFGLSLYQQPSGGDLRAGLLPAVLGANHIPEPEKHIM; the protein is encoded by the coding sequence ATGGATATTCAACAGCTCTGGATCAACATTCAGGACCTCTGGGGGGCGCTCGACCAGCACCCGCTCCTGCGTTCCGGCCTCGGCCTGCTCACGCTGCTGGTGGTGGCGCTGGTCCTCGGACGAGTGGCGCGCTACCTGATCCTGCACGCCACCAAGATGCTCGCTCGCCAGCCGGCGTTGCACTGGATCAACGACTTTCTGCACAACAAGGTGTTTCATCGCCTGGCGCAGATGACGCCGCCGCTGGTGATCCAGTCCGGCCTGCACCTGGTGCCGGAGCTGGGCAAGACCAGCCTGACTTTTCTCGGCAACGTCGCGCTGGCGTTCACCCTGCTGTTCATGATGCTGGCCGTCAGTGCCCTGCTCAACGCCCTGCTGGACATCTACGCGCGCACCGAACACGCCCGCACCCGCTCGATCAAAGGCTACGTGCAACTGGCGAAAATGGTCTTGTACGTGTTCGGCGCGATCATCATCGTCGCCACCCTGATCGACCGTTCGCCACTGTTGCTGCTGTCGGGCCTGGGTGCCATGTCGGCGGTGATCCTGTTGGTCTACAAGGACACGCTGCTGTCCTTCGTCGCCAGCGTGCAACTGACCAGCAACGACATGTTGCGCGTCGGCGACTGGATCGAGATGCCCCAGGTCGGCGCCGATGGCGATGTGGTGGACATCACCCTGCACACGGTCAAGGTACAGAACTTCGACAAGACCATCGTCTCCATCCCCACCTGGCGCCTGATGAGCGAGTCGTTCCGCAACTGGCGCGGCATGCAGCAATCCGGTGGCCGGCGCATCAAGCGCAGCCTGTTCATCGATGCCAGCGGCGTGCGCTTCATTCGTGACGACGAAGAACAGAAACTGTCCCAGGTGCACCTGCTGACCGACTACATCAACCGCAAGCAGGCCGAACTCAAGGCCTGGAACGAAGCCCAGGGCAACGTCGCGGCCATGTCGGCCAACCGCCGGCGCATGACCAACATCGGCACCTTCCGCGCCTACGCATTGGCCTACCTGAAAAGCCACCCGGAAGTTCAGCCGAACATGACCTGCATGGTCCGCCAGATGCAGACCACGGCCCAGGGCATCCCGCTGGAAATCTACTGCTTCACCCGCACCACGGTGTGGGCCGATTACGAGCGGATTCAGGGGGATATTTTCGATTATCTGCTGGCGGTGCTGCCGGAGTTTGGTTTGAGCCTGTATCAGCAGCCCAGTGGTGGGGATCTAAGGGCCGGGTTGTTGCCGGCGGTGCTGGGGGCGAATCACATTCCAGAACCGGAAAAACACATCATGTAA
- a CDS encoding FMN-dependent NADH-azoreductase, with translation MSRVLIIESSARQQDSISRQLTQTFISQWKAAHPQDEISVRDLAINPVPHLDINLLGGWMKSAEQRNEIEQASLERSNELTDEVLAADVLVLAAPMYNFAIPSTLKAWLDHVLRAGVTFKYTETGPQGLLTGKRAYVLTARGGIYAGGPADHQEPYLRQVMGFIGIHDVTFIHAEGMNLSGDFQEKGLNQANAKLAQVA, from the coding sequence ATGTCCCGCGTTCTGATCATCGAAAGCAGCGCCCGCCAGCAAGACTCGATTTCCCGTCAGCTGACCCAGACGTTCATCAGCCAATGGAAAGCGGCGCACCCGCAGGATGAGATCAGTGTCCGCGACCTGGCCATCAACCCGGTGCCACACCTGGACATCAACCTGCTGGGCGGCTGGATGAAATCGGCCGAGCAGCGCAACGAGATCGAACAGGCTTCCCTGGAACGCTCCAACGAACTGACCGATGAAGTGCTGGCCGCCGACGTGCTGGTCCTGGCCGCCCCCATGTACAACTTCGCGATCCCGAGCACCCTCAAGGCCTGGCTCGACCACGTGCTGCGTGCCGGCGTGACCTTCAAGTACACCGAAACCGGCCCGCAAGGCCTGCTCACCGGCAAGCGCGCCTATGTGCTGACGGCGCGCGGCGGGATCTACGCCGGCGGCCCGGCCGACCATCAGGAACCGTACCTGCGCCAGGTCATGGGTTTCATCGGCATCCACGACGTCACCTTCATCCACGCCGAAGGCATGAACCTGAGTGGCGACTTCCAGGAGAAGGGCCTGAACCAGGCCAACGCCAAGCTGGCCCAGGTCGCCTGA
- a CDS encoding LysR family transcriptional regulator, which yields MKAPRVTLDQWRTLQAVVDHGGFAQAAEALHRSQSSVSYTVARMQDQLGVPLLRIDGRKAVLTEAGGVLLRRSRQLVKQASQLEDLAHHMEQGWEAEVRLVVDAAYPSARLVRALTAFMPQSRGCRVRLREEVLSGVEEVLLEGVADLAITGFSIPGYLGAELSDVEFVAVAHPEHALHRLNRELSFQDLESQMQVVIRDSGRQQPRDVGWLGAEQRWTVGSLATAATFVSSGLGFAWLPRHMIERELREGSLKLLPLDQGGSRNPSFYLYSNKDKPLGPATQILIDLLRNFDTAPLDAPFAAPEQA from the coding sequence ATGAAAGCGCCCCGCGTGACCCTTGATCAATGGCGAACGTTGCAGGCCGTGGTCGACCACGGCGGTTTCGCCCAGGCCGCCGAAGCGCTGCATCGCTCGCAATCGTCTGTCAGCTACACCGTCGCCCGCATGCAAGATCAACTGGGCGTGCCGCTGCTGCGCATCGACGGGCGCAAGGCTGTGCTCACCGAAGCCGGTGGCGTGCTGTTGCGCCGCTCCCGGCAACTGGTGAAACAGGCCAGCCAACTGGAAGACCTGGCGCATCACATGGAACAAGGCTGGGAAGCGGAAGTGCGCCTGGTGGTGGACGCCGCTTACCCGAGCGCCCGCCTGGTCCGCGCGCTGACCGCGTTCATGCCGCAGAGCCGTGGCTGCCGGGTGCGCCTGCGCGAAGAAGTCTTGTCGGGTGTGGAAGAAGTGCTGCTCGAAGGCGTGGCCGACCTGGCGATCACCGGTTTCAGCATTCCCGGCTACCTGGGTGCCGAGTTGAGTGATGTCGAATTCGTCGCCGTCGCCCACCCCGAGCATGCCCTGCACCGCTTGAACCGTGAGCTGAGTTTCCAGGACCTGGAAAGCCAGATGCAGGTGGTGATCCGCGACTCCGGTCGCCAGCAGCCTCGGGATGTCGGCTGGCTCGGTGCGGAGCAGCGCTGGACGGTCGGCAGCCTGGCCACGGCGGCCACTTTCGTCAGCAGCGGGCTGGGGTTCGCCTGGCTGCCACGGCACATGATCGAACGGGAACTCAGAGAAGGTTCGCTCAAGCTGCTACCGTTGGATCAGGGCGGCAGCCGTAACCCGAGCTTCTACCTGTACTCGAACAAGGACAAACCGCTGGGCCCGGCGACGCAAATCCTCATCGACCTGCTGCGCAACTTCGACACCGCGCCGCTGGATGCGCCGTTCGCCGCCCCCGAACAAGCCTGA
- a CDS encoding peptidylprolyl isomerase, with translation MLKKIALVAGSVLFAANLMAATPAKAPHVLLETTNGQIEIELDPVKAPISTKNFLEYVDSGFYNNTIFHRVIPGFMVQGGGFTQQMQQKETKAPIQNESKNGLHNVRGTLSMARTSNPNSATSQFFINVKDNDFLDQGDGYAVFGKVVKGMDVVDIIVNSPTTVRGGMKDVPADPVYIKSAKRID, from the coding sequence ATGCTGAAAAAAATCGCCCTCGTCGCCGGCTCCGTACTGTTTGCCGCCAACCTGATGGCCGCCACGCCGGCCAAGGCGCCACACGTGCTGCTGGAAACCACCAACGGCCAGATCGAAATCGAACTGGACCCGGTCAAGGCGCCGATCAGTACCAAGAACTTCCTTGAGTACGTCGACAGCGGCTTCTACAACAACACGATTTTCCACCGCGTGATCCCGGGTTTCATGGTCCAGGGCGGCGGGTTCACCCAGCAGATGCAGCAGAAAGAAACCAAGGCGCCGATCCAGAACGAATCGAAGAACGGCCTGCACAACGTGCGTGGCACGCTGTCGATGGCACGCACTTCGAACCCGAATTCGGCCACCAGTCAGTTCTTCATCAACGTCAAGGACAACGACTTCCTCGACCAGGGTGATGGCTACGCGGTGTTCGGCAAGGTGGTCAAGGGCATGGATGTGGTGGACATCATCGTCAACTCGCCCACCACCGTGCGCGGTGGCATGAAGGACGTGCCGGCTGACCCGGTGTACATCAAGTCGGCCAAGCGCATCGACTAA
- a CDS encoding carboxylate/amino acid/amine transporter — protein sequence MGYLLFVTLIQAFSFSLIGEYLAGHVDSYFAVLIRVLLAGLVFIPLTRWRSVEPAFMRGMLLIGALQFGVTYVCLYLSFRVLTVPEVLLFTILTPLHVTLIEDALNRRFNPWALIAALVAVAGAAVIRYDRINPDFFMGFLLLQLANFTYAAGQVLYKHLVARHPSDLPHYRRFGYFYLGALAVALPAFLLFGKANFLPEAPLQWAVLLFLGLVSTALGLYWWNKGACLVNGGTLAVMNNLHVPVGLLMNLLIWNQHEELGRLLLGGTVILAAVWISRLGIRKPASAH from the coding sequence ATGGGCTATCTACTTTTTGTCACGCTGATCCAGGCGTTTTCCTTCAGTCTGATCGGCGAATACCTGGCCGGGCATGTCGACAGCTACTTCGCGGTGCTGATCCGCGTGCTGCTGGCGGGGCTGGTGTTCATTCCCCTGACACGCTGGCGCTCGGTGGAGCCGGCGTTCATGCGTGGCATGCTGCTGATCGGCGCATTGCAGTTCGGCGTGACCTACGTCTGCCTGTACCTGAGCTTTCGCGTGCTCACCGTGCCGGAGGTGCTGCTGTTCACCATCCTCACGCCGTTGCATGTGACGCTGATCGAAGACGCCCTCAATCGCCGCTTCAACCCCTGGGCGCTGATCGCCGCACTGGTCGCGGTGGCGGGCGCGGCGGTGATTCGCTATGACCGGATCAACCCGGACTTCTTCATGGGCTTCTTGCTCCTGCAACTGGCCAACTTCACCTACGCCGCCGGCCAGGTGCTGTACAAACACCTGGTGGCACGCCACCCCAGCGACCTGCCGCACTACCGGCGTTTCGGCTATTTCTACCTGGGCGCCCTGGCGGTGGCCCTGCCGGCGTTCCTGCTGTTCGGCAAAGCGAACTTCCTGCCCGAAGCGCCATTGCAATGGGCCGTGCTGTTGTTCCTCGGCCTGGTCTCCACCGCGCTGGGTCTGTACTGGTGGAACAAGGGCGCCTGCCTGGTCAACGGCGGCACGCTGGCAGTGATGAACAACCTGCATGTGCCGGTTGGGCTGCTGATGAACCTGCTGATCTGGAACCAGCATGAGGAACTGGGGCGGTTGCTGTTGGGCGGGACGGTGATATTGGCGGCGGTGTGGATCAGTCGGTTGGGGATACGCAAACCTGCCAGCGCACATTGA
- a CDS encoding transcriptional regulator, with product MTTYNWDLIERLLHEVQNGAPSFTPRPYAEQYAAEKATEGEQTENLDHLKAVAGEYEKLLLERGYIEPRPEEEGGSGSNYILTMRGSRLLSLIDSSIPGNDHPRQVLDDQEDALDEVTFDEVASKAQIA from the coding sequence ATGACGACTTATAACTGGGATCTGATCGAACGCCTGCTGCACGAAGTGCAGAACGGCGCACCGAGCTTCACGCCACGGCCTTACGCCGAACAGTACGCAGCGGAAAAAGCCACGGAAGGCGAGCAGACGGAAAACCTCGACCACCTCAAGGCGGTGGCGGGTGAGTATGAGAAGCTGCTGCTGGAGCGTGGCTACATCGAACCCCGTCCCGAGGAAGAGGGCGGCAGTGGTTCCAATTACATCCTGACCATGCGCGGTTCGAGGCTGTTGAGCCTGATCGACAGCAGCATTCCCGGTAACGATCATCCACGGCAAGTGCTGGATGACCAGGAAGATGCGCTGGACGAGGTGACATTCGACGAAGTGGCATCGAAGGCGCAGATCGCCTGA
- a CDS encoding DUF899 domain-containing protein has product MNVQNHAVVSREEWLAARKQHLAREKAFTRERDKLSAERRALPWVKIDKDYRFQGHDGELKLADLFGGRSQLMIYHFMFAEGWDEGCSGCSFLSDHIDGANQHLAHHDVAVVAVSHAPLAEFQAFKRRMGWKFDWVSSAGCDFNYDFGVSARAEDVAAGKATYNYEKSDGAEEELPGLSVFYRNDAGEIFHTYSTYARGLDLLVGAYNFLDLTPKGRNEEEIMEWVRHHDRYDDKAPSSCCHGG; this is encoded by the coding sequence ATGAACGTACAGAACCACGCGGTGGTGTCGCGAGAAGAATGGCTCGCCGCCCGCAAACAACACCTGGCCCGCGAAAAAGCCTTCACCCGCGAGCGGGACAAACTCAGCGCCGAACGGCGCGCCCTGCCGTGGGTGAAGATCGACAAGGACTACCGCTTCCAGGGCCACGACGGCGAGCTGAAACTGGCGGACCTGTTCGGCGGTCGCAGCCAGCTGATGATCTACCACTTCATGTTCGCCGAAGGCTGGGACGAAGGCTGTTCCGGTTGCTCGTTCCTCTCCGATCACATCGACGGCGCCAATCAGCATCTGGCCCATCACGACGTTGCGGTCGTGGCGGTTTCCCACGCACCGCTGGCCGAATTCCAGGCGTTCAAGCGGCGCATGGGCTGGAAATTCGACTGGGTATCGTCAGCCGGCTGCGATTTCAACTACGACTTTGGCGTCTCGGCCCGGGCGGAGGATGTGGCCGCCGGCAAGGCCACCTACAACTACGAAAAATCCGACGGTGCCGAAGAAGAACTTCCGGGCCTCAGCGTGTTTTATCGCAACGATGCCGGGGAAATCTTCCACACCTACTCCACCTATGCCCGCGGTCTCGACCTGCTGGTGGGCGCCTACAACTTCCTCGACCTGACGCCCAAGGGCCGCAACGAGGAAGAAATCATGGAATGGGTGCGACATCACGATCGCTACGACGACAAAGCGCCTTCGAGTTGCTGCCACGGCGGGTAG
- a CDS encoding 3-phosphoglycerate kinase gives MRKFCLLVLAMLPLTAFAYPIDVQKQLNGMSIDYNANDTDTDIASIQVNNYGDVDASCKVVFNNGPEAPRTRNIEVAAGKHKTATVKFNRSIIKMRIKLTCTPK, from the coding sequence ATGAGAAAATTCTGTTTGTTGGTATTGGCGATGTTGCCGTTGACGGCGTTTGCCTACCCGATCGACGTACAAAAACAATTAAATGGCATGAGCATCGACTACAACGCCAATGACACGGACACCGACATCGCGTCCATCCAGGTCAACAACTACGGCGACGTCGACGCCTCCTGCAAGGTGGTCTTCAACAACGGTCCGGAAGCGCCGCGCACCCGCAACATCGAAGTGGCCGCCGGCAAGCACAAGACCGCCACTGTCAAATTCAACCGGTCCATCATCAAGATGCGCATCAAGCTGACCTGCACCCCGAAATAG
- a CDS encoding DEAD/DEAH box helicase, with product MFSEFALHERLLKAVAELKFVEPTPVQAAAIPLALQGRDLRVTAQTGSGKTAAFVLPILNRLIGPAKIRVSIKTLILLPTRELAQQTLKEVERFSQFTFIKSGLITGGEDFKVQAAMLRKVPDILIGTPGRLIEQLNAGNLDLKEVEVLVLDEADRMLDMGFADDVQRLVDECPNRQQTMLFSATTGGSGLREMVAKVLNNPEHLQLNAVSQLNETTRQQIITADHNQHKEQIVNWLLANETYQKAIIFTNTRVMADRIYGRLVAQEYKAFVLHGDKDQKDRKLAIDRLKQGGVKILVATDVAARGLDVDGLDLVINFDMPRSGDEYVHRIGRTGRAGNQGLAISLICHGDWNLMSSIERYLKQNFERRTIKEVKGTYGGPKKVKASGKAAGVKKKKTDAKGDKKKVAAKTPTKRKSANRPKAEAPSLVSKDGMAPLKRRKPEAPASE from the coding sequence GTGTTTTCCGAATTCGCCCTGCACGAACGCCTGCTCAAAGCCGTGGCCGAGCTTAAATTTGTCGAGCCTACGCCTGTGCAAGCAGCGGCTATTCCGCTGGCGCTCCAGGGGCGTGACCTGCGGGTGACGGCGCAAACCGGCAGCGGCAAGACCGCCGCTTTCGTCCTGCCGATCCTCAATCGCCTGATCGGCCCGGCGAAAATCCGTGTCAGCATCAAGACCCTGATCCTGCTGCCGACCCGCGAGCTGGCGCAGCAGACCTTGAAGGAAGTCGAGCGTTTCTCGCAGTTCACGTTCATCAAGTCCGGTCTGATCACCGGCGGTGAAGACTTCAAGGTCCAGGCCGCCATGCTGCGCAAGGTGCCGGACATCCTGATCGGTACGCCGGGCCGGCTGATCGAGCAACTGAACGCGGGCAACCTGGACCTCAAGGAAGTCGAAGTGCTGGTCCTCGACGAAGCCGACCGCATGCTCGACATGGGCTTTGCCGACGACGTGCAGCGTCTGGTCGACGAATGCCCGAACCGCCAGCAAACCATGCTGTTCTCCGCCACCACCGGTGGCTCGGGCCTGCGCGAGATGGTCGCCAAGGTCCTGAACAACCCTGAGCACCTGCAGCTCAACGCGGTCAGCCAGCTGAACGAAACCACCCGCCAGCAGATCATCACCGCTGACCACAACCAGCACAAAGAGCAGATCGTCAACTGGTTGCTGGCCAACGAGACCTACCAGAAGGCCATTATCTTCACCAACACCCGGGTCATGGCCGACCGCATCTACGGTCGCCTGGTGGCGCAGGAATACAAGGCGTTCGTGCTGCACGGCGACAAGGACCAGAAGGACCGCAAGCTGGCCATCGACCGCCTGAAACAGGGCGGGGTGAAAATCCTCGTGGCCACCGATGTGGCCGCCCGTGGCCTGGACGTCGACGGCCTGGACCTGGTGATCAACTTCGACATGCCGCGCAGCGGCGACGAGTACGTGCACCGCATAGGCCGTACCGGCCGTGCCGGCAACCAGGGCCTGGCCATCTCGCTGATCTGCCATGGCGACTGGAACCTGATGTCGAGCATCGAGCGCTACCTCAAGCAGAACTTCGAGCGCCGTACCATCAAGGAAGTCAAAGGCACCTACGGTGGACCGAAGAAGGTCAAGGCTTCGGGCAAGGCGGCCGGTGTGAAGAAGAAAAAGACCGACGCCAAGGGTGACAAGAAAAAAGTCGCCGCCAAGACCCCGACCAAGCGCAAGAGCGCCAACCGGCCGAAAGCCGAAGCGCCGTCGCTGGTGAGCAAGGATGGGATGGCGCCGCTCAAGCGGCGTAAGCCTGAGGCGCCGGCTTCCGAGTAA
- a CDS encoding ABC transporter ATP-binding protein, with amino-acid sequence MLYRRFEQLIDVFRDAPTATPPDRVFPFYTYYLKQVWPSFVALLTVGLFGALIEVALFSYLSRIIDLAQGTPNVNFFKDHGLELAWMAVVALILRPVFVGLHDLLVHQTLSPSMTSLIRWQNHSYVLKQSLNFFQNDFAGRIAQRIMQTGNSLRDSAVQAVDALWHVLIYAISSLVLFAEADWRLMIPLLCWIAAYIGALYYFVPRVKERSVVSSDARSKLMGRIVDGYTNITTLKLFAHTNYEQQYAREAIDEQTVKAQLAGRVVTSMDLVVTAINGLLIVTTTGLALWLWTQSLISVGAIALATGLVIRIVNMSGWIMWVVTGIFENIGMVQDGLETISQPLSVTDRDDAMPLAVARGEVRFEHVDFHYGKQKGVIEGLNLTIKPGEKIGLIGPSGAGKSTLVNLLLRLYDVEGGRILIDGQNIAEVDQESLRARIGMITQDTSLLHRSIRDNLLYGKPDASDAQLWEAVHKARADEFIPLLSDAEGRSGFDAHVGERGVKLSGGQRQRIAIARVLLKDAPILIMDEATSALDSEVEAAIQESLETLMQGKTVIAIAHRLSTIARMDRLVVLDKGRIAETGTHAELLAHGGLYARLWQHQTGGFVGID; translated from the coding sequence ATGCTTTATCGCCGTTTCGAACAACTGATCGATGTCTTCCGTGACGCCCCGACGGCGACGCCGCCGGACCGTGTCTTTCCCTTCTACACCTACTACCTCAAGCAGGTCTGGCCGAGCTTCGTCGCCCTGCTCACCGTGGGCCTGTTCGGCGCGTTGATCGAAGTGGCGCTGTTCAGCTACCTGAGCCGCATCATCGACCTGGCCCAGGGCACGCCCAACGTCAATTTCTTCAAGGATCATGGCCTCGAACTGGCCTGGATGGCCGTGGTGGCCCTGATCCTGCGGCCGGTGTTCGTCGGCCTGCACGACCTGCTGGTGCACCAGACCCTGAGCCCGAGCATGACCAGCCTGATCCGCTGGCAGAACCACAGCTACGTGCTCAAGCAGAGTCTGAATTTCTTCCAGAACGACTTCGCCGGGCGCATTGCCCAGCGCATCATGCAGACCGGCAACTCGCTGCGCGATTCCGCCGTGCAGGCGGTGGACGCCCTGTGGCACGTGTTGATCTACGCGATCAGCTCGCTGGTGCTGTTCGCCGAGGCCGACTGGCGCCTGATGATTCCTTTGTTGTGCTGGATCGCCGCGTACATCGGCGCGCTCTACTACTTCGTGCCACGGGTCAAGGAGCGTTCGGTGGTCTCCTCGGATGCGCGCTCCAAACTCATGGGCCGCATCGTCGATGGCTATACCAACATCACCACCCTGAAGCTGTTCGCCCACACCAATTACGAACAGCAATACGCCCGGGAAGCCATCGACGAGCAGACGGTCAAGGCGCAGCTGGCTGGCCGGGTGGTCACCAGCATGGATCTGGTCGTGACCGCCATCAACGGCCTGCTCATCGTCACCACCACCGGCCTGGCATTGTGGCTGTGGACGCAGTCGCTGATCAGCGTCGGCGCCATCGCGCTGGCCACCGGCCTGGTGATCCGCATCGTCAACATGTCCGGCTGGATCATGTGGGTAGTCACCGGCATCTTCGAAAACATCGGCATGGTCCAGGACGGCCTGGAGACCATTTCGCAACCGCTGAGCGTCACCGACCGCGACGACGCCATGCCGCTGGCCGTGGCCCGTGGCGAAGTGCGCTTCGAGCACGTGGACTTTCACTACGGCAAGCAGAAAGGGGTCATCGAAGGCCTCAACCTGACGATCAAGCCCGGTGAAAAAATCGGCCTGATCGGCCCGTCCGGCGCCGGTAAATCCACCCTGGTCAACCTGCTGCTGCGCCTCTATGACGTCGAGGGCGGACGGATCCTCATCGACGGCCAGAACATCGCCGAGGTCGACCAGGAAAGCCTGCGCGCGCGCATCGGCATGATCACCCAGGACACCTCGCTGCTGCACCGCTCGATCCGCGACAACCTGCTGTACGGCAAGCCCGATGCCAGCGACGCGCAGTTGTGGGAAGCGGTGCACAAGGCCCGGGCCGACGAGTTCATCCCGCTGCTGTCGGATGCCGAAGGGCGCAGCGGTTTCGACGCCCATGTCGGTGAACGCGGGGTCAAGCTCTCCGGCGGCCAGCGCCAGCGCATCGCCATTGCCCGGGTGCTGCTCAAGGATGCACCGATCCTGATCATGGACGAAGCCACCTCGGCACTCGACTCGGAAGTCGAAGCGGCGATCCAGGAAAGCCTGGAAACGCTGATGCAGGGCAAGACCGTGATCGCCATTGCCCACCGCCTTTCCACCATCGCCCGCATGGACCGCCTGGTGGTCCTGGACAAGGGCCGGATCGCCGAGACCGGCACCCACGCCGAACTGCTGGCCCACGGCGGCTTGTATGCGCGGCTGTGGCAGCACCAGACGGGTGGGTTTGTGGGGATTGATTGA
- a CDS encoding alpha/beta fold hydrolase, with the protein MAYFEHEGCHLHYEEYGHGAPLLLVHGLGSSTLDWEKQIPALSARYRVIVPDVRGHGRSDKPRERYSIAGFSADLVALIEHLNLGPAHYVGLSMGGMIGFQLAVDQPHLLKSLCIVNSAPEVKLRSRDDYWQWFKRWSLMRVLSLRTIGKALGARLFPEPEQIRLREMMAERWAKNDKHAYLASFDAIVGWGVQERLSRVSCPTLIVSADRDYTPVALKENYVKLLPDARLVVIADSRHATPLDQPERFNQTLLEFLTAVDTTPIRITDPC; encoded by the coding sequence ATGGCCTATTTCGAACATGAAGGTTGCCACCTGCACTATGAGGAATATGGCCACGGCGCGCCGCTGCTGCTGGTTCACGGGCTGGGCTCCAGCACCCTGGACTGGGAAAAACAGATCCCGGCCCTGTCGGCCCGCTATCGGGTGATCGTGCCCGATGTGCGCGGCCACGGGCGCTCGGACAAACCCCGCGAGCGCTACAGCATCGCCGGGTTCAGCGCCGACCTCGTCGCCCTGATCGAACACCTGAACCTGGGGCCTGCGCACTATGTGGGTCTGTCCATGGGCGGGATGATCGGCTTCCAGCTGGCGGTGGATCAGCCGCACCTGCTCAAGAGCCTGTGCATCGTCAACAGCGCGCCCGAGGTCAAGCTGCGCAGCCGCGACGATTACTGGCAGTGGTTCAAGCGCTGGAGCCTGATGCGCGTGCTGAGCCTGCGCACCATCGGCAAGGCCCTCGGGGCCAGGCTGTTCCCGGAACCGGAACAAATACGGTTACGGGAAATGATGGCCGAGCGCTGGGCAAAAAACGACAAACATGCTTATCTCGCCAGCTTCGATGCCATCGTTGGCTGGGGCGTTCAGGAACGACTGTCCAGGGTGTCCTGTCCAACCCTCATCGTCAGCGCCGACCGTGACTACACCCCGGTCGCGCTGAAAGAGAATTACGTAAAACTGCTACCCGATGCGCGGCTGGTGGTGATTGCCGATTCGCGCCACGCCACCCCGCTGGATCAACCGGAACGCTTCAACCAAACACTGCTCGAGTTTCTCACCGCAGTCGACACCACCCCAATCAGGATCACTGACCCATGCTGA